The window CCACGTGGTGGGCAGCAGTGAACAAACAGTGCGCGGCAGACTCTTTCGCGCACGACGCGCTCTGATGGAGGCGATGCGCCCATGGCGCTAGACGACCCGCACCCGACCTCCGGCGACGAGCCCGCAGGCGCGAGGGCCGAAGCGCCGCTGCATTCCAACGCGGAACTGCTGGCGGGTGCGGAACTCCTGCCCTGCGGACGCCCCCTCGGCCGTGCCTGGCAACAGGCCCGCAGCGCGGCCGGCACCTCGGACCCGCACAGCAGCCGCTGTCCCCACTGCCGGGAGGCCATCGAAGGGCTGACAGCCCTGGACCGGGCAACTCGTGCTCTGCGCGCCGAGGAACAACCCGACGGTCACAGCCTCACCACCCGGGTCATCAACGCAGTCCGCAGCGAGGTACGGCTCGGCACCATGCTGCTGCTCGACGACCCCGATCACGACCTGCGCATCGCCGAGAGCGCGGCCGCAAGAGTGCTGCGCCGGGCCGCCGACACCGTCCCCGGCATCCGTGCCGCCAGCTGCCGCGTGAACGCGGCGAAGGACGACCACGCCGTCCATGTCGTCGTCATTACGGTGGCAGCCACACTCGACCAGCCGCTGCGAGTGCGAGCCGAGGCAGTACGCCAAGCCGTCCTCCACGCGGCCGAACACGTCCTCGGCCTTGCCGTCACCACCGTCGACGTGGAAGTCAGCGCAGCACTGGGACACCCCCGCGTACCTGGTGACGAGCAGTCCGAACTGAGTGAACTATGAACGTCTCCCGCTACGAGAACATCCACCGAGCGGCAGCCCGGGCCGCCCTCGACGTTCCCGGCGTAGTCGCCCTCCAGCCCGCGCTCGCCGACCGGCTGGCAGTCGCGGCCTCCCGCGTGTACGAAGCCGTGGCCGCAGGTACCACCGGGCGCCAGCAGGCGGCAGGCGTCCACTGCGAACTCACCCCGGTCGGGGCTTGGCACGTGGAGGTGCGCTGCATCCTGGACAAGGACCACCGCGTCGTCGACGTCGCCCGCCGGGTCCGCGAAAGCGTGCGGGCGGCCGTCACCTCCTGCCTGGCCCAGCACGGCGGGGCGGCGCCCGTCACCGTCGTGGTCACCGTCACCCGCACCGTGTAGCCCGCCGGACATGTCATCCGCTGGGTTTCGCCTACGCACGCTGCGGGTCGACGGCCTGGCCGCTTTGGCCCTGCGGTCGCCGGCACCCTGTTCGGCCCGGCCCGCGCGCACCTATGGATATATCTCGACGTTTTCGGCAATGTGAAGTGTTCTCGTTGTTTGAAACCGGGTAGGTGGCACACATGGACTTAAAGATGACTCTCCCATTGATTCGAAATGATCCTGCCGACGAAGAGAGCGCCGGACCGTAGCTGCGGGAGGCAAGCGTGAAGTTCACCCCGGGGCGGCACGGACATAAATGGAGACGGCGTTGGGCGCTTGTTCGCTGGATGCGACGACCTCTCGTGGGGCGGATCCTCTTGCGACTGACAGCATGGGGTGTGCGAATGACGGTGTGGGCCGCTCGGCGGGCGCTGCGCCGCAAGGTGAAGCGCGTCCTGCACGGGTTACCGACGCCCGTGACGCCCTCGGGCGTGGATGCCGACTTCGATTGCGGCAGCAGGCTGGCAGCAACCCCTCACAGCGCGGACCTCACCCGCGGTTCGTACCGAGGTCAGCCGTGTGTGCGGACGGGGCAACGAAGGAAACGGCTTCTCCCGCTCGCGCAGGGAAGCCGTTTCGCATATCAAAGGGACCAGCGTCCGGTTGCCGTTTCCTGCTAGTGCCTAGCACGCTTGAAGAGGCGGAAGACGCCGAGGAGGATGAGGGAGCCGACGATGGCGGCGACCCACGTCGAGATCTCGAAGAAGCCGTCGATGGAGTCAACTCCGAAAATCACCTTACCGAGCCATCCACCGAGCAGGCCGCCCGCAATGCCTATCAATATGGTGATGATTATACCGCCGGGGTCCTTCCCGGGCATCAGCATTTTGGCGATGATGCCCGCGAACAGCCCGATGAGAATCCAAGCAATTATGCCCATGATTCCTTCCTGTCTCATCCAATGACCAAGGATCCGACGCCGTCAACTCAGCACGTCCTTGCCCTTCTCCTTGACGCGCCGGGCATTGCCCCGGGCTTCCAGAGCGGCGCCTTTGGCGGCCAGTGTCTCCTTGCCCATGGCGTGGGCCGCTTTCTTCACAGCCCTTCCCGCAACTCGTTCCATCTCAGCCTTTGCTTTCTCACCAGCGCCCATATCGTCCCCTTAAACGTCTTACGCTATGCATATGTCCGCACCCACGGCTCCCAAACGATTCACGCGAACCCGTTCTCGACGGCCTCTCTGAAGTCAGCACGAGGTCAGCAAGGGGACGGCATCAGTACCGCCGGAACCCGCTTTCGAGCGCCAGGGGCCGCTCAGATCATCAGTAGGCATCAGGGCCTTCTGACCTGCGAAAACATTGCTCAGAGAGTCACTTGTCAACCTCGCTGGGAGATACGCATGAGGATGCTGATCAACAGTCCGCAGACCGTGGTCGCCGACGCCCTGCGGGGGATGGCGGCCGCCCATCCCGAGCTGGACGTCGATGTGGAGCGGCGGGTCGTCGTACGGCGGGACGCGCGGGGCGGCGGCCGGGTCGGGGTGGTGTCCGGGGGCGGTTCCGGGCACGAGCCGCTGCACGCCGGGTTCGTGGGGTACGGGATGCTGTCGGCCTCGTGCCCGGGTGAGGTGTTCACCTCGCCGGTGCCCGACCAGATGGTGCGGGCAGCGGCGGCCGTGGACTCCGGCCGGGGAGTGCTCTTCGTCGTCAAGAACTACACCGGGGACGTGCTGAACTTCGAGATGGCCGCCGAGCTCGCCGAGGAGGACGGCCTGCGGATCGAGCGCGTCCTGGTCGACGACGACGTCGCCGTGACCGACAGCCTGTACACCGCAGGGCGGCGCGGCACGGGGGCCACTCTCTTCGTCGAGAAGATCGCCGGGGCGGCCGCCGAGGAGGGGGCGCCGCTGGAGCGGGTCGCCGCGCTCGCCCGCCGCGTGAACGAGTCCTCGCGGAGTTTCGGAGTGGCGCTGAGCGCCTGCACCACTCCCGCCAAGGGCAGCCCGACCTTCGACCTTCCGGACGGGGAGCTGGAGTTGGGCGTCGGCATCCACGGCGAGCCGGGCCGGGAGCGGCGCCCGATGCTGTCGGCCCGGGAGATCGCGGAGGTCTCGGTGGGCGTCGTGCTGGAGGAGCTGGCGCAGGTCGGTCCGGCCGACGGGCCGGTGCTCGCGCTGGTCAACGGGATGGGTGCGACGCCCCTTCTGGAGCTGTACGGGTTCCACGCGGAGGTCGCCCGGGTGCTGGCCGGGCGGGGTGTGCCGGTGGCGCGGGCGCTCGTCGGAAACTACGTCACCTCGCTGGACATGGCGGGGTGTTCGGTGACCCTGTGCCGGGCCGACGAGGAGCTGCTGCGGCTGTGGGACGCGCCCGTGCAGACGGCGGCGCTGCGCTGGGGCCGCTGAACGTATGGTGTCCCGGTGGGACCGGCCGGACAGGTGCGAGGCGAGGAGAACCAGTGCGTGACGCAGACTTCTTCCGACGCTGGATGGCGGCTGCCGCGGCCGCGGTGGAGCGGGAGGCCGACCGGCTGACCGAGCTCGACTCGCCCATCGGTGACGCCGACCACGGAAGCAATCTGCTGCGGGGGTTCACGGCCGTCGTCGCCGCCCAGGAGGCGGAGCCGGCGGGGGCGCCGGGCGCCGTGCTCCAGCTGGCCGGGAGGACACTGATCTCGACGGTCGGCGGGGCGTCGGGGCCGCTCTACGGGACGCTGCTGCGGCGCACGGGCAAGGCGCTCGGGGAGTCGGCCGAGGTCTCGGACGCGGAGCTGCGCGCGGCCCTGTCCGAGGGGGTCGGCGCGGTGGCCCAGCTGGGCGGGGCGGCGCCGGGCGACAAGACGATGCTGGACGCGCTGGTGCCGGGGGTGGCGGCGCTGGCCAGCTCGTACCGGGCGGCCGGGGCCGCGGCGGAGAACGGGGCGCTGGCGACGGTGCCGATGCTGGCGCGCAAGGGGCGGGCCAGCTATCTGGGCGAGCGGAGCATCGGCCACCAGGATCCGGGGGCGACCTCGTCGGCCTTGCTGCTGGAGGCGCTGGCGGACGTGGCGGAAGCGGAGGGTGCGCGGTGACGGCGCTGGTCGGCATCGTGCTGGTGTCGCACAGTGCGCGGGTCGCGGAGGCGGTGGCGGAGCTGGCTCGTGACCTGGCGGCGGGCGGACCCGTGGCCCCGGTGGCCGCGGCGGGCGGGACGGCCGTCGGCGGGCTCGGCACGAGCACGGAGCGGATCCTCGCGGCCGCCCGGGAGGTGGACCGGGGCGCCGGGGTGGCCCTGCTGGCCGATCTGGGGAGCTCGGTGCTGACGGTGAAGGTTTTGCTGATGGAGGACGAACTGCCGCCCGGCTCGCTGCTGCTGGACGCGCCGTTCGTCGAGGGCGCGGTGGCGGCGGCGGTGACCGCCTCCACGGGAGCCCCGCTGGCGGAGGTCGCGGCGGCCGCCGCGGACGCGTACACGTACCGCAAGACCTGACCCCGGGCGGCGGTGGCCGCCCGGTGCCCGGTTCGTCCCCGGCTCGTTCCTACGGGCGGCCGCGCAGGGATTCGATCTCGCGCCGTTCGCGCTTCGTCGGGCGGCCCGCGCCGCGGTCGCGGATACCGACCACGGCGGCCTCGACGGGGGTCGGCGGCGGCGGGCTGTTGTCGATCAGGCATTCGGCGGCGACGGGCGCGCCCACCCGCTTGGACACGGGCCGCTTGACGACGACGATCCGCTCGCGCCCCGCGTGGAAGAGCCTCACCTCGTCCCCCGCGCGCACCGGCTGCGCCGGCTTGGCGCGCTCCCCGTTGACCTTCACGTGGCCCGCCCGGCAGGCGGTCGCCGCGGTCGAGCGGGTCTTGGTCAGGCGCACGGACCAGATCCACGCGTCGACCCGCACCGTGCCCGTTCCCGTTACCTCATCAGCCATGCCCCGACTCTAGCGAGACGGGTGCGGCAGAGCGGAACGAGTTTTGGCAGATGCGCCAACAGGCATGGCATCTGCCATGGAGATCAGGCCAAGAGAATTGCAAATGCGCCACATGAAGGCCTACGTTGTCGCCCATGCAGTCCTACACCATCGGACAGGCAGCACGTCTGCTGGGCGTCAGCCCGGACACCGCGCGCCGCTGGGCCGACGCAGGCCGCGTCGTGACCCATCGCGACGAGGGCGGCCGACGCCTGATCAACGGGCGCGATCTGGCCGCCTTCTCCGTCGAAGTGGGCCAGGGCGCCCACACGGAGGACGGGGAACCGTACACCTCGGCCCGCAATGCCTTCCCCGGGATCGTCACGGCCGTCAAGCTCGGCGACGTGGCCGCCCAGGTCGAGATCCAGGCAGGTCCCCACCGTCTGGTCTCCCTGCTCACCCGTGAGGCCGTCGAGGAGCTCGGGCTGGAGGTCGGCATGCAGGCCACCGCCCGCGTGAAGTCCACCAGCGTGCACATCGACCGCACCTGACCCGGCCGGTGCCGCACGCCGCGCACCCGCGGCATCCCGCACCACCCGCTCAGCATCACCGACGTCCCCACCCGCCCGGCGTCACCGACCGTCCCCACCCGCTCCGCCCGTCACCGGCGCGGGTCACCACCACGCGGTACCGGCACCCGGCCGGCCGCCGACCCGACCGAGGAGCACCTGCTCATGTCCCCGATCACGTTCCGCCGTACCGCCGCCGCCGCGCTGACCGCCGCCCTGCTCGTACCGCTGGCCGCCTGCGGCAAGAACGAGGACAAGCCCGCCGCCGGCGCCAGTGCCACCCCGAAGGCCGTCAACCTCACGGTCCTGGCGGCCTCTTCCCTGACCGACGTCTTCAAGGCCGCGGGGGCGGAGTACGAGAAGACCCACCCCGGCACGAAGATCACCTTCTCCTTCGCGGGTTCGCAGGAACTCGCGGCCCAGGTCAAGCAGGGCGCCCCGGCCGACGCGCTGGTCACCGCCGACACCAAGACCATGGACGGTCTGAAGACCGAGACCGGCGACGCCACGATCATCGCCAAGAACCGCCTGGTCATCGCGGCCGGCAAAGCCAACCCGTTCAAGATCGACGAGCTCAAGGACCTCGCCGACACCAAGATCAAGGTCGTGCTGGCCGCGCCCGAGGTCCCGGTCGGCCGCTACAGCAAGCAGATCCTCGACGCCCAGAAGATCGAGGTGAAGCCGGTCTCCCAGGAGCCCAACGTCCGCGCCGTGCTGAGCAAGGTCGAGCTGGGCGAGGCCGACGCCGGTCTGGTCTACAAGACCGACTCCGCGAAGTCCGGCGACAAGGTCGTCACGGTGGAGATCCCCGACGACCAGAACGCCGTGGCCTCCTACCCGGCCGCCACGCTGAAGCAGTCCAAGAACGCCGAGGACGCGGCCGCGTTCGTCACCTGGCTGAGCAGCCCCGAGGCGCAGAAGATCCTCCAGGACGCGGGCTTCCAGAAGGCGTGATCGCCGTCTCCGGCCACGGCCGGACACCGAGGGGCTGCCTGAACCGGGGGGGACAGGCAGCCCCTTTCGGGGTTTCCCGCCCGCGCGGCCGGATCCGCCGTCGCCGACCGCATACGCTTCCCCCGCAGCCGACCACCCCCAGCCAGGAACCCTCATGAGCAGACTCCGCACCCGCACCCGACCCCCGTTGGCCCTGACGCTGCCCGCGCTGCTCGCCGTCGCGTTCCTGCTGCTGCCGCTCATCGGCATCCTCGTGCGCACGCAGTGGGGTGAGCTCGGCACCCACCTCACCAGCCCCGGCGTGGTCGAGGCCCTCAAGCTCTCGCTCGTGGTGTCCCTGTGGGCGCTGGCCCTCTCGCTCCTCCTCGGCGTGCCGCTCGCCTGGCTGCTGGCCCGCGTCGAGTTCAAGGGCAAGGCCCTGGTGCGCTCCCTCGTGCTGCTCCCCATGGTGCTGCCGCCGACCGTCGGCGGTGTCGCCCTGCTCCTCGCGTTCGGCCGGCGCGGGCTGCTCGGTCCCTGGCTGGAGGGCAGCTTCGGGATCACCCTGCCGTTCCACACGTCGGGCGCCGTCGTCGCGGCCACGTTCGTCGCCATGCCGTTCCTGGTGATCAGCCTCGAAGGCGCCCTCGGCGGGCTCAAGCAGAGCTACGAGGAGACCGCCGCCTCGCTCGGCGCCTCGCCGGTCAGGGTGTTCTTCACCGTGACCCTGCCCATGGTGGCCCCCGGCCTCATCGCCGGCGCCGCGCTGACCTGGGCCCGCGCGCTCGGCGAGTTCGGCGCCACCATCACCTTCGCCGGCAACCTGCCCGGCACCACCCAGACCCTGCCGCTCCAGGTGTACCTCCTGCTGCAGGACAGGCCCGAGGCCGCCACCTCCGTCTCGCTCCTGCTCCTCGCGATCGCCATGGGCGTACTGATCGCCCTGCGCGGACGCTGGACGGGCACCCCGGTGGCCCGCGACGCCACCGCGCCGCCGGCGGTCCGGGAGGAGCCGCCCGCCGCGGACGCCGGCCCCGCCACCGGCGTCGGCAGGACCGCGCTGCCGCACGACGGCGGTCACTGGCCCCTGCGCGCAGTCGTCACCGGCTTCAACGAGCTCACCCTCGACGCGGAACCCGGCACCACCATCGCCGTGGTCGGCGAGAACGGCGCGGGCAAGACCACTCTGCTGCGCGCCCTGCTCGGCCTCACCCCGCGCGCCCACGCCGAACTGCGGCTCGGCGACACCGATGTGACGGCCCTGCCCCCGCACAGGCGGCAGGTGGCCTGGGTCCCGCAGGACGGCGCGCTGTTCCCGCACCTGACCGCCGTGGCCAACACCGCGTACGGACTGCGCGCCCGCGGGGTGCCGCGCGCCGAGGCCGTCCACGAGGCCCTGACCTGGCTGGACCGGCTCGGCGTCGTGCACCTCGCCGACCGCCGGCCCGCGCAGCTCTCCGGCGGCCAGGCCCAGCGGGTGGCACTGGCCCGGGCGCTGGCCGCCCGCCCCCGGCTCCTGCTGCTGGACGAACCGCTCGCCGCGCTCGACCAGACCACCCGGGCCCGGGTGCGGCACACGCTGCGCAGCCACCTGGCCGGCTTCGGCGGTGTCTGCCTCCTCGTCACCCACGATCCCGTCGAGGCGGTGTCCCTGGCCGACCGGGTCCTCGTACTGGCCGACGGACGGGCCCTGCAGGACGCGCCGCCCACCGAGGTGACCCGGCACCCGCGCTCCCCGTGGGTGGCCCGCATGCTGGGGCGCAACGCGTGGCCGGGCACCGCTTCCGCCACCGGGCTCACCCTCGCGGGCGGCGGTCACCTGGTGGTCGCCGAGGCACTGTCCGAGGGGACGAAGGCTCTGGCGATCATCGCTCCGGAGGCGGTGTCGGTCCACCGGGACCGCCCGGGCGGCAGCCCCCGCAACGTCTGGCCCGGCACCGTACGGGAGATCACCGCGGTCGGCAGCCGGCTGCGCGTGCTGATCGCCTCGGCCGAGGCTCCCGACCTGGTCTCCGAGATCACCCCCGACGCGGCGGCCGAGCTGGGCATCGTGGACGGCGCCGCGGTGTGGACGAGCGTGAAGGCCACCGAGGTCACCCTGGTGACCCTCTGAGGTTCCGGCCGGCCCTCGGTCCTAGGCCGGCGTCCTCCCCTCAGCCGGCGTCCTCCGGGGCGGCCAGCTCGAACTCGCACCACACGCACTTCCCGCCGCCCCGGGGCTCCACGCCCCACTCGTCCGCGAGCCGGTCCACCAGCATCAGTCCGCGCCCCGAGACCGCCCAGTCGCCCGCCTCGCGCCGCCTCGGCAGGTCACTGCTGGTGTCCTCGACCTCGATGCGGATCCGCCCCTGCGCCGTGAGCCGCATGCTGACGTGGCCGCCGCCCTCCGTGTGGACCAGGGCGTTGGTCATCAGCTCGTCCGCCGCCAGCTCGATCTCGTCGGCCCGGTGCCGGGCGCCCCAGGCGGCCACCGCCGCCCGGATCAGGTGCCGGGCCAGCGCCGGGGCCTTCGCGTCGCCCGGCTCCAGCCGCTGGTGCAGCGGACCGCCGCCGCGTGCGGTGGGGGTGCCCCGGCGACGCAGTACGAGCAGGGCCATGTCGTCCCCGCTGCCCGAGTCCCCGACCAGGTCGCACAGCACGTCGGCGAGTTCCTCCACGTCGACCGGGCCGCTGTGGACCGCCGCCACGAGTTCCCGCATGCCGCTGTCCTGGTCCGCGCCGGGGCGTTCGATCAGGCCGTCGGTGCACAGCAGCAGGGTGTCCCCGGGGTGCAGTTCCAGGCTGGTGACGGGATAGCCGGAACCGGTGCCGGCCTGCTCACGGGGCGGCAGGCCGAGCGGCAGTCCACCGGCCACCTGCACCCGGTGGACACTGCCGTCACCGCGCCGTACGACCGGGTCGAGGTGCCCGGCACGGACCAGCCGGAGCATTCCGGTGGTGAGGTCCACCTCGGCATAGGTGCAGGTGGCGAAGCGTTCCGTCTCCAGCTCGCGCAGGAAGGCCGAGGCCCGGGCCATCGCCGTGCCGGGCGTGTGCCCCTCGACGATGTACGCGCGCATCACGATGCGCAGCTGCCCCATGACCGCGGCCGCGTCCGTATCGTGCCCCTCGACGTCGCCGATCATCACCCCGACCCGGCCGTCGCCGAGCGGGATCACGTCGTACCAGTCGCCGCCGACGTCCCGCCCCATCCGGGCCGAGCGGTACCGTACGGCGATCAGCGCGCCCGGCACGTCCGGGATCCGCCGGGGCAGCATCGCCCGCTGGAGCCC is drawn from Streptomyces sp. NBC_01232 and contains these coding sequences:
- a CDS encoding GlsB/YeaQ/YmgE family stress response membrane protein, translating into MGIIAWILIGLFAGIIAKMLMPGKDPGGIIITILIGIAGGLLGGWLGKVIFGVDSIDGFFEISTWVAAIVGSLILLGVFRLFKRARH
- the dhaK gene encoding dihydroxyacetone kinase subunit DhaK, whose product is MRMLINSPQTVVADALRGMAAAHPELDVDVERRVVVRRDARGGGRVGVVSGGGSGHEPLHAGFVGYGMLSASCPGEVFTSPVPDQMVRAAAAVDSGRGVLFVVKNYTGDVLNFEMAAELAEEDGLRIERVLVDDDVAVTDSLYTAGRRGTGATLFVEKIAGAAAEEGAPLERVAALARRVNESSRSFGVALSACTTPAKGSPTFDLPDGELELGVGIHGEPGRERRPMLSAREIAEVSVGVVLEELAQVGPADGPVLALVNGMGATPLLELYGFHAEVARVLAGRGVPVARALVGNYVTSLDMAGCSVTLCRADEELLRLWDAPVQTAALRWGR
- the dhaL gene encoding dihydroxyacetone kinase subunit DhaL, which translates into the protein MRDADFFRRWMAAAAAAVEREADRLTELDSPIGDADHGSNLLRGFTAVVAAQEAEPAGAPGAVLQLAGRTLISTVGGASGPLYGTLLRRTGKALGESAEVSDAELRAALSEGVGAVAQLGGAAPGDKTMLDALVPGVAALASSYRAAGAAAENGALATVPMLARKGRASYLGERSIGHQDPGATSSALLLEALADVAEAEGAR
- a CDS encoding PTS-dependent dihydroxyacetone kinase phosphotransferase subunit DhaM gives rise to the protein MTALVGIVLVSHSARVAEAVAELARDLAAGGPVAPVAAAGGTAVGGLGTSTERILAAAREVDRGAGVALLADLGSSVLTVKVLLMEDELPPGSLLLDAPFVEGAVAAAVTASTGAPLAEVAAAAADAYTYRKT
- a CDS encoding RNA-binding S4 domain-containing protein, encoding MADEVTGTGTVRVDAWIWSVRLTKTRSTAATACRAGHVKVNGERAKPAQPVRAGDEVRLFHAGRERIVVVKRPVSKRVGAPVAAECLIDNSPPPPTPVEAAVVGIRDRGAGRPTKRERREIESLRGRP
- a CDS encoding TOBE domain-containing protein — translated: MQSYTIGQAARLLGVSPDTARRWADAGRVVTHRDEGGRRLINGRDLAAFSVEVGQGAHTEDGEPYTSARNAFPGIVTAVKLGDVAAQVEIQAGPHRLVSLLTREAVEELGLEVGMQATARVKSTSVHIDRT
- the modA gene encoding molybdate ABC transporter substrate-binding protein, yielding MSPITFRRTAAAALTAALLVPLAACGKNEDKPAAGASATPKAVNLTVLAASSLTDVFKAAGAEYEKTHPGTKITFSFAGSQELAAQVKQGAPADALVTADTKTMDGLKTETGDATIIAKNRLVIAAGKANPFKIDELKDLADTKIKVVLAAPEVPVGRYSKQILDAQKIEVKPVSQEPNVRAVLSKVELGEADAGLVYKTDSAKSGDKVVTVEIPDDQNAVASYPAATLKQSKNAEDAAAFVTWLSSPEAQKILQDAGFQKA
- a CDS encoding ABC transporter permease; amino-acid sequence: MSRLRTRTRPPLALTLPALLAVAFLLLPLIGILVRTQWGELGTHLTSPGVVEALKLSLVVSLWALALSLLLGVPLAWLLARVEFKGKALVRSLVLLPMVLPPTVGGVALLLAFGRRGLLGPWLEGSFGITLPFHTSGAVVAATFVAMPFLVISLEGALGGLKQSYEETAASLGASPVRVFFTVTLPMVAPGLIAGAALTWARALGEFGATITFAGNLPGTTQTLPLQVYLLLQDRPEAATSVSLLLLAIAMGVLIALRGRWTGTPVARDATAPPAVREEPPAADAGPATGVGRTALPHDGGHWPLRAVVTGFNELTLDAEPGTTIAVVGENGAGKTTLLRALLGLTPRAHAELRLGDTDVTALPPHRRQVAWVPQDGALFPHLTAVANTAYGLRARGVPRAEAVHEALTWLDRLGVVHLADRRPAQLSGGQAQRVALARALAARPRLLLLDEPLAALDQTTRARVRHTLRSHLAGFGGVCLLVTHDPVEAVSLADRVLVLADGRALQDAPPTEVTRHPRSPWVARMLGRNAWPGTASATGLTLAGGGHLVVAEALSEGTKALAIIAPEAVSVHRDRPGGSPRNVWPGTVREITAVGSRLRVLIASAEAPDLVSEITPDAAAELGIVDGAAVWTSVKATEVTLVTL
- a CDS encoding SpoIIE family protein phosphatase; this encodes MARRADNPDVGWPARPDMSLALNRMGTFDWDLDSGRMFLDPTALEVLELRQEEFDGTVDGLRRCFAPGEEARLDTRVAQAIKDGRSHYGAYVRSRRRDGSSAWTHVQGHILRDPSGRSYRVIGILRDAAHDPGEPGAAGEEVEGRRRMTGVVERTTAILAHARTVNDVTDILKDPQALGHLGAVSVMLGVVDGGRIHLVAEGQLGSYVPEIEYTRIDARLPMSEAVRTMQSVFIVSREEFQQGYPDLWPYIEPLSVRSGVYLPLIAQGRPVGALGLLYAREGDFTAEERNLLMALGSGVAQSLQRAILFEQEHDLAEGLQRAMLPRRIPDVPGALIAVRYRSARMGRDVGGDWYDVIPLGDGRVGVMIGDVEGHDTDAAAVMGQLRIVMRAYIVEGHTPGTAMARASAFLRELETERFATCTYAEVDLTTGMLRLVRAGHLDPVVRRGDGSVHRVQVAGGLPLGLPPREQAGTGSGYPVTSLELHPGDTLLLCTDGLIERPGADQDSGMRELVAAVHSGPVDVEELADVLCDLVGDSGSGDDMALLVLRRRGTPTARGGGPLHQRLEPGDAKAPALARHLIRAAVAAWGARHRADEIELAADELMTNALVHTEGGGHVSMRLTAQGRIRIEVEDTSSDLPRRREAGDWAVSGRGLMLVDRLADEWGVEPRGGGKCVWCEFELAAPEDAG